Genomic DNA from Catellatospora sp. TT07R-123:
GCGATACCTCGCCGGACGCAACCTCGTCGAGCTGGCCGAAGGCCCCGCCAAGGGCGACCCGGAGGTGTCGCTGCCCGAGCACGGCGGCCCGGAGGCGGAGTTCGGGCTGCTGCGCTCGGTCGTGACCGACCTGAGCCGCAACGCGGCCCCGGTGGCGCTGTCCGGCCTCAAGAACCACCTGCGCCGGGCCCAGCCGGACTTCAGCGAGAAGAAGCTCGGCTACCGCAGCTTCCTCCAGTTCTGCAAGGCCGCGGCGACCGCGGGCGTCATCGACCTGCGCTGGGACCCCGACTCCGACGACTACCTCCTGACGACGACCCGCGCCTGAGCGCCCGAGCGCCGGCAGAGGTGCAGTTTCGGGGAAAGTGCTGGAATCCTGGCTCGGATTCGTGCACTTTCCCCGAAACTGCACTGATCTTGAGCAGGCAGGCCGGGCGGCCGGGCCGGAGGCGTCAGTTGTCGTAGAGGAGCGGTCGCGACGCCTATGGTGAAGGCCGGTCACGAGGTCGACAGTGAGGTCCTGGCATGAACGACTACTCCGACAGGCTCGTGGAGTTGCTGGGTGTCGCCGACGACGTGGTCGACTGCGGGTGGGAGCCGACCGAGGCGGAGATCGGACGCCCCGTCCCGGCAGACTACAAGCGGCTGATCAGCCATACCGGCAGCGCCGCTCTCGACGACCACCTCACCGTCTTCGCTCCCCACACCTCCGACGAGGTGGACCTCGCCGCGCTGGTCAGGGAGCGCGATGCGGCCTGGGAGCACCTTCGCGCGGGCGGCGCCACCGACCTGCCTGAGCGGTTCTTCACCGAGGGACGCAGGCTGATCGCCTTCGCCGGTGTCAACGCGGCCTACCTCTACTGGAACGCCCGAGACGGTGTCCGCCCGGAAGACTGGGGTGTGGTCATCGTCGACGCAGACCTCGACAACTGGTACGAACTGGAGATGTCAGCAACCGAATGCCTCTACCGGGTCCTCACCGGCGAGATCGAGTTCGCGCCGTTCATGGGCCTGTTCGGACGTCGCGGTCACAGCGCAGGCCGTTTCGGGCACTGAGCCCGCTCGCCACGAGCGGCGCAGAAATGCCGGCGGCGGTGTCGGAACGGGGCGGCCGTGTTCGTAGCAGGGGTGCACACAGTCACCCGCCACGACGCCTCGTGGCGCAGCAGCCAAGGAGCCGCACGATGACCCACATCGCCCGCCGCATGTACGAGCTCCTGGAGCCGATCTGCCTGGTCACCTATATGGCTGACGAGTGCAACCAGGAGCTGGCGGCACTGGGTCACCGCAACTACTGGGACGGCTACTTCGCCAGCCGCGCCGCGCCCCTGGGGCGGGTGCCGGCTCACGTCGTGCACGCGGCCTTCTACAACTTCGCTGACGGGGAGGCCGCACGGCACATCCCCAGCGCGTGGGAGACGATCACGCCCGAGGCATCCCTCGCCGCCCGCGAGCGGGGCAGCGCGGCCTCCGTGCGGCGGATCCTCGGCGCCGAGCTGACCGGCTCCGCGGGCCTGGTCCGCGCCGCCGACCTGACCACGAAAGCCGCGCTGAGCGCACCCACCGAAGGCCGCGTGATGTACGCCGCGCTGCGCACCGTCGCGGTGCCGACCGACCCCGTCGCCCGGCTGTGGCACAGCGCGAACATGCTGCGCGAGCACCGCGGTGACGGGCACATCGCGGCACTGCTCGGCGCCCGGATCGGCGGCATAGAGGCCCACGTGCTCAGCGCGCTGGCCAACGGCATCTACCCGCCGGAGTCGTTCGGGCGCATCCACCACCTGCCGAAGCGGCGGCTGGCCGCCGTCATGGACGGATTGCGCGAGCGCGGGATCGTCGATGCCGACGGCCGGTTCACCGACGCCGGCCGCGAAACCCAGCAGCGCATCGAAGCCCTGACCGACGAACTCGCCGCCCCGCCCTACGATGCCCTCTCCCCGGCCGAGCTCGACGAGCTGATCGCCGAGCTTCAGCCCATCACCGCCGCGCTGGTCGCCGCAGGATCGCAGTGACCGGCAGCGACCGACGACGCTTCCAGGACAGACGGCAGTGGGCGGTCAGCCGTGCGGGTGGACAGCGAACGTGTCGTCGATGCTCAGCACGTCGGCATCTCGGCGAACCCGCTGTTCCCCGGCGAACGCGCCGCCGGCGATACGCAGCCGCGATGGTTGAGTGATCTCTTTGACCGCGCGGTGCCACGGTCCGGCCGGATCCTCGCCCGGGACCGCCGCGACCACGACGGCCGAGCTTGGCCGGGCAACGTCGTAGTCGTCGTGGGGCTCGGTGTAGGAGACGAATCGGAGCATGATCGGGCCGGACCCTATCGGTGCGGCAGGCAGCTTCGGCGGCACGTGCCGCCACTGCTCCTCGAGCGCGGCGAAGGCCTTGTCGCGCGCGGGGCCGCGGTGCGCGCTCGCGGTGAGGATCGCGCTGCCCGCAACGGCCGCGATGCGGCAGATCTCGTTCAGCGGCACGGCCGCTGCCAGGTGCGGGTAGTAGCCGACGAGCCGCACCTGAAGCATCAGCGTGTGCAGCGCCCGTGCGGCCGCCTTCTGCTGCGCGGACAGAATCGCAGCCCGCACCGGCTCACGCCGCTGCGGCCGGTCATGGGGTGTGCCGGGGTCGGCTGCCCGAGCCGCCGCCGACTCGTGCCACTGTGGATCGTCAGGCCATACCGTGCCTTCGTCGGCGCGCAGGTGGCCCTCTCGCCCGAGGGCTACCGCCAGGCCGGTATCCGT
This window encodes:
- a CDS encoding SMI1/KNR4 family protein encodes the protein MNDYSDRLVELLGVADDVVDCGWEPTEAEIGRPVPADYKRLISHTGSAALDDHLTVFAPHTSDEVDLAALVRERDAAWEHLRAGGATDLPERFFTEGRRLIAFAGVNAAYLYWNARDGVRPEDWGVVIVDADLDNWYELEMSATECLYRVLTGEIEFAPFMGLFGRRGHSAGRFGH
- a CDS encoding MarR family transcriptional regulator; protein product: MTHIARRMYELLEPICLVTYMADECNQELAALGHRNYWDGYFASRAAPLGRVPAHVVHAAFYNFADGEAARHIPSAWETITPEASLAARERGSAASVRRILGAELTGSAGLVRAADLTTKAALSAPTEGRVMYAALRTVAVPTDPVARLWHSANMLREHRGDGHIAALLGARIGGIEAHVLSALANGIYPPESFGRIHHLPKRRLAAVMDGLRERGIVDADGRFTDAGRETQQRIEALTDELAAPPYDALSPAELDELIAELQPITAALVAAGSQ